The nucleotide sequence CGCGGCGGCGCCGCTGGAGGATGGCGCGGATCCGCATCAGGTCTTTCTCTCGGCTCGTGGCCATGCTCGCCTCCGGATGGGAGTGGACTGGCGCTCGCCCGGACGCTCACCGTCGTCCGAGCTGAGACCGGGGAAAGGTGGGGACGCGGCCCCCCTGGGGGAACCACCCCCTCGCCCTGGATGCCGTGGCGGGCCGGGGAGGGGGCGGGCGGCCTGGACCCGAGGGCGCGTGCCTGGGGTTGACGGGAGTGGTTTCGCGGCTGGGAAACGGCGGGGGCTTCCTGCTAACAGGAGGGCGACGGGACGTGCCTCTGCGGCGAGCCCGGGAGGTCTCATGTCGGACGTGAAGCAGCAGCGGGTGACGGTGGTGGGGGCGGGGTTGGCGGGGACCGAGTGCGCCTATCAGCTCGCGCGTCGCGGAGTGCCGGTGGTGCTGCGCGAGATGAAGCCCCAGAAGCGCTCGCCCGCGCACAAGTCCGACTCGCTCGCGGAGCTGGTGTGCAGCAACTCGCTGCGCTCGGACAACCCGGAGAGCGCCATTGGCCTGCTGCACGCGGAGCTGCGCGCGCTGGGCTCGCTCGTGCTGGGCAGCGCGGACGCGAACCGGGTGCCGGCGGGCGACGCGCTGGCGGTGGAGCGTGAGCGCTTCTCGGCCACCATCACCGAGCGGCTGCGCCAGCTCCCCAACGTGGAGATGGTGGCGGGCGAGGTGGAGCGGTTGCCCGACGAGGGACTGATGGTGGTGGCCACGGGGCCGCTCACGTCGGACGCGCTCACCGCCGAGCTGGAGCGGCACGTGGGCCAGAAGCTCTATTTCTATGACTCCATCGCGCCCATCGTGTCGGGGGACTCCATCGACATGAACGTGGCGTTCCGTCAGAGCCGGTACGGCAAGGGTGGAGGCGATGACTACCTCAACCTGCCCATGACGAAGGACGAGTACTACCGGTTCATCGCCGAAGTGAAGGCCGGGCAGAAGCTGGTTCCGCACGCCTTCGAGGAACCCAAGTACTTCGAAGGGTGTCTGCCCATCGAGGTGATGGCTGAGCGCGGAGACGAAACCCTGGCCTATGGGCCCATGAAGCCGGTGGGCCTGAGGGATCCACGCACCGGGTTGGACCCGTACGCGGTCGTCCAGCTGCGCATGGAGGACACCGCGGGCACGGCCTGGAACATGGTGGGCTTCCAGACGCGCCTGACGTGGGGCGAGCAGAAGCGCATCTTCTCCACCTGCATCCCGGGGCTCCAGCAGGCCGAGTTCCTGCGCATGGGGCAG is from Myxococcaceae bacterium JPH2 and encodes:
- the trmFO gene encoding methylenetetrahydrofolate--tRNA-(uracil(54)-C(5))-methyltransferase (FADH(2)-oxidizing) TrmFO → MSDVKQQRVTVVGAGLAGTECAYQLARRGVPVVLREMKPQKRSPAHKSDSLAELVCSNSLRSDNPESAIGLLHAELRALGSLVLGSADANRVPAGDALAVERERFSATITERLRQLPNVEMVAGEVERLPDEGLMVVATGPLTSDALTAELERHVGQKLYFYDSIAPIVSGDSIDMNVAFRQSRYGKGGGDDYLNLPMTKDEYYRFIAEVKAGQKLVPHAFEEPKYFEGCLPIEVMAERGDETLAYGPMKPVGLRDPRTGLDPYAVVQLRMEDTAGTAWNMVGFQTRLTWGEQKRIFSTCIPGLQQAEFLRMGQIHRNTFIDSPRLLARDLSLKSESRLFFAGQITGVEGYVESAACGYLVALAVHARLRGAEWTPPPATTALGSLYRHVTGEAHPPDHPHQPTNVIFGIFPPLAGRVKKADKRAAYSARAKEDLTAWLPSAGIPSAESTGHDEQRSA